The Caldisericum exile AZM16c01 region AAGCGAAGGCGTTCAAAGTCTATCAATTGAAAGAATTAGATACTATAAAGATGTATTAAAGATTCTTTTAAAAGGCTTGGCAAAGCAGGTAAAAAATGCGCTTCTTGTGGGACAATACGAAAGTCCCAAAGGCCTATACTACGGAGGACGAGGCTACGAAAAGGAGACGATATTCATGATGAGACTTTTTGAAGAAGCATTAAAATCTTCAAAACATGTTGTTCACATTGATATTCATACAGGCTACGGACCAAAAGACACAATGTCAGTTGTTAATTCCAATTTATTTGAAGAAGACTCAAAAACATTTGAAAGAGAAATCGATTATTCGCCTGTTGTAAAAAGCGAAAATAACGAGTTTTATGCAATGAGTGGTGATATGATAAACTACCTTTACACATTAAAAAATGAAAAATATAAGGAGACAAAACTTTACTCTGCAAGTTTTGAATTTGGAATCCTTGGCAATTCAACATTGAACGAAGCAGAAGCCCTTTTTCGGGCGGTGGTCAACAATAGATTGAGATTCTATGGAAGTAAAAACGAGAAAATTAGGAAATCAGTGAAAAAATTGTACTTGGAGGCTTTTTGCCCAACAAGTGAGATATCAGTACAAAAAATGCAAACACAATTCAAAAAAGCAATTTTTGGAATATTCAAAAGAGAAGGACTTATTTAAAACAAAGTACGAAATTTTTAAAAATCATTCAGCTTGACAAATAAAATTTTAGGTATATAATATAGCAAGAAAAACCAAAAAATTGTTGCAGATTAAAGTTAAGAAGAGGGATTAAAATGATAAGCGCAAAAATTACAAGGAGACAATTGCAGTTCCTTGAAGCAGTTGTAAAATTATACAAAGAAACGGGACTTCCTGTTTCATACAAGGATATTGCTTCCAGATTAGGTGTAAGTAGATGGACGTCCTACGATATTTTGCAGGAACTATATAAGAAGGGTTTTCTTTCAGTTAAGTATCGCCCAGTTGGTGGGCCTGGAAGATCAGAAATTCTCTATGAGCCAACAGAAGATGCAATAGAAAGGGTAGAAAGTGCAAACCTTTTTGCACCTATCACTACAATGGGAAAGTGGTTTGTAGAAATACAAAAAAAGATTGAAAAACTAAGTGTGGATTCGGCAATAAACTTCGTATATGACCACATAAAAAATGAGCAAAACTCACTTATTGTTTTGCTTTATACACTCGCCTTAACAATAATTCTTACAAAGGTATTTAATGTTGAATTGAGAGAAATGGTAAATTTGAAGGCAATCTTCAATTCAAATACCTATGCGCCTGCTGTCCTTATGTTCTTTGTTGAATCAATTTATGGAATCCTTGAAAAAAATAAAGATTCAGAAAAAATAAAACTTGATTTAAGCGAATTTAATAAATTAGAGGAAATCGTTAGAAAATTTAGAGATAGTTCATCTCAAGTTTCACCTTCCTTTCAAGATAGGATTTTAAAGCTTTTAAGTGCATTAATATAGAGGAGGTGAAAATTTTATGGGTGCAGGGCAAACAATTAAGAAAGTTGCCCTCACGAAAACTGTTGAATGGGCAATTGGGTATCTCGAAAAGGACCCGGAGAGGAACCTAAAGAAAGTCGTAGATGTCCTTTACAATGCTTCGAACACATTCAACCTTCCACCTGTTTTTAAGGACCAACTAAAAGGAGTTAAAAATCTTGTTGATAATAAAAGACCTGGTGCGCAGCTTGTCATAAATCTACTTAAAGATACAAACCCCAATATTGCAAAGAAGCTCGCAGTTAACTTTATTGTGAATGCAGCATGGTGGGGTGTACCAATACAAAGAGAGATAACAAAGAAAGATGGTTTTAATGTCCCCTGGTTTATGCTTGTTGATCCAACAGAAAAGTGTAACTATAACTGTATTGGTTGTTGGGCTGGATCTTATGATAGAGCACATGAATTATCTTTTGAAAGATTTGATAGATTAATGGAAGAAGCAAAAGAACTTGGTATTTACTTCATTGTTGTATCGGGCGGTGAGCCAACAATATACCCACATCTTCTTGACATCTTCAAAAAGCATAACGACATGGCATTCATGTTCTATACAAATGGTTCGCTTATAAGCGAAAAGTATGCAGAGCGTCTTGCAGAAGTTGGCAATGCAGTGCCATGTATAAGTGTTGAAGGCTTTAAAGAAAAGACTGATTGGAGAAGAGGACCTGGTGCCTGGGATAGGGTTGTAAAGGCAATGGATAATCTAAAAAAGGCAGGAGTCCCATTTGGATACTCTGTAACTGAAACAAGCAAAAATATTGAAGAAGTTCTTTCAGATGAATTTGTTGACTTCATGATTGATAAAGGTGCAAAGATTGCATGGTACTTCCAATACATACCAACAGGAAAAGACCCTGATATAACTCTCATGCTTACACCTGAACAAAGGCTTTACTCATATAGAAGAATTCATGAGATTAGGGCAAATAAGCCTCTCTTTGCTGCAGACTTCTGGAATGATGGCCCTTATACAGGAGGATGCCTTGCAGGTGGAAGAAGATATCTTCACATTACAGCAGATGGTGGTATCGAGCCATGCGCATTCATACACCTTGCCCAGGGAAACATCAATGAGATAAGTTTAAAGGAAGCACTCCAACTTCCATTCTTTAAAGAAATCCAGAAACTTCAACCTTATTCTGACAATTTATTACGCCCTTGTATGATTGTTGATAATCCTGATGTATTTAGAAAGATAGGGTCACTTCCTGGTGTTCGCTCAACAGATGGCACATTAGAGAATATGTATAAAGAAGTTGGAAAACATCTTGATGAACTTTCAAAGAAATGGGAAGAAATTTCTCGTCCTGTCTTTGAAAGAGATTATCCTGAGGTTGCAAGAAAAACAAAAGAGTACAAGAAGAAAAAAGAAGAAATTCTTACAAAAGCAAACGGAAACATAGAACAATTCTACGTTTCAGATGAGATAGAAAAGTAAGATGGAAGGAAGGGGCACAAGAAGTATAGAAAAAACATTGAGACGGGTGCTCCTTCTTTCCATTATAACATTTGGAGTTCTAATATATCTAATATTTCGAAATATTTCCCTAAAGGAACTCGTTAATTCATTAAAGCCTGCATGGTTTTTGCTACTTTTTATGAATACAGGTGTTGTTGTCCTCATGAATGGCGTTAAATTTAAGGCACTTGTAAAATCACTTAAAAGCGATATCTCTTATATTGATTCCTTGAAAATCGTCCTCTCATCAGTTTTTGCCTCCAATATCACGCCTTATTATTCTGGTGGTATTGCAACACAGATGTACCTACTAAAAAAGATAAAAAACGATTTCAATGCCTCAACGCTTGTATCGATTTCATACACAATTCTTACAGTTATTGTATCTCTCATTTTTGCGATTATTTTCTTTATACTTCCGCACCCGTTTTTAAAAGGTATTAGAGGAAGCTTCCTAATAAGTGTAATTGCTCTTGCATTTGCGCTTTCGGGACTTGCACTATTTTTTATGGCAAACCCAGAAAAAACAAAAAACTTTATAAAATTCATTATAAGAAAATTTAACCTAAAATTCGACGAGATACAAATTTTGCTTGAGGTAGATGCGTTTTCAGAAGGTCTCAAATTCATGCTTAAAAATCCTTTAAACTTAATGAAACTCGTCCTTATAAGTTTCATAAGTCAACTTCTCTATGAAATGATTGGGCTAACAAGCCTTAAAGCAATAGGCATTAACTTTGATTTTTACGAAGCATTCCTAACTCAAATTGCTTCAAACTTCATTGCAACAGTTGGAATAACACCAGGTGGTATGGGCATTGTTGAGGGAAGTTATCTTTTACTTTTTGTTCCAATTTCACATCATTTTGCACCACTTCAAACGTTTCTATTCAGGATGTTTTCATACTATATACCATCTCTTATTGGTGCCTTTGTCTTTTATAGAACTTTAGGCACTTTTGATAGTGAAGTATTATACAAATAAAATTTGTTTAAAAATTATTTTTTGATATAATAAATCGGAAACCGGAAAAATCCGGGAAAAGGCATAAATGAGAAGGAGGTAAGGAATGTCACAAATTGATGATGTAATTGCTAAGGTAAAAGCCTTAGACAAGGATCAGCCAGAATTTATACAGGCTGTAACAGAAGTATTAACAACTCTTAAGCCAACTGAGGAAAAGCACCCTGAATTCGTAAAGGCAAAAATCTATGAAAGGATTGTTGAGCCAGATAGAGTTATTATGTTCAGGGTAACTTGGGAAGACGATACAGGTGAAATTCATGTAAACAGAGGCTTTAGAGTTCAGTTTAACAATGCAATTGGACCTTACAAGGGCGGCTTAAGATTCCATCCATCCGTAAACCTTGGAATTATTAAATTCCTCGGATTCGAACAGATCTTTAAGAATGCGCTTACAACCCTTCCAATGGGTGGTGGAAAGGGTGGCTCAGACTTTGATCCAAAAGGAAAAAGCGATAGGGAAGTAATGAGATTTACTTACGCATTCATGCGTGAACTTTACAGGCACATTGGTCCTGATACAGATGTCCCTGCAGGAGACATCGGTGTTGGCGCTCGTGAAATTGGATTCATGTATGGATACTACAAGAAAATTGTAAACGAGCATACAGGCGTTCTCACAGGTAAAGGGCTTGAATATGGCGGCTCACTTATTAGACCTGAAGCAACAGGATATGGTCTTGTTTACTTTACTTCCGAAATGCTTTCAACACGAAATACCGACTTTGCAAATAAGGTTGTTGCAATAAGCGGCTCTGGAAACGTTGCGCAATACGCAGCAGAAAAATCAATCCAACTTGGTGCAAAAGTTATAACGCTCTCCGATTCAAATGGTACGATTGTTGATGAAGAGGGAATTGACGCAAAGAAACTTGCATTTGTTATGGACCTTAAGAATGTAAAGCGTGGCAGAATCAAAGAATACGTGAATGAATATCCTCACGCAAAATACTTTGAAGGAAAATCTGTTTGGGATGTAATTAGAGACGAAGGTCTTAGGGTAGACATCGCACTTCCTTGCGCAACACAGAATGAAATTGATGAAAGTCATGCAAATGCCCTTGTAAAGAATGGTGTAATTGCAGTTGCTGAAGGCGCAAATATGCCTTCAAATCTTGAAGCAATTAACATCTTTAGAGACAACAAAGTCCTTTATGGCCCTGCAAAGGCAGCAAACGCAGGCGGAGTTGCCGTATCTGGTCTTGAAATGACTCAGAATAGCATAAGACTCCAGTGGTCAAGAGAAGAAGTCGATAACAAACTAAGAGAGATCATGAGAAATATCCATAAGACTTCCCTTGAAGCAGCGGCAACTTACGGCTATCCTGGTGATTATCTTGTTGGTGCAAATATTGCTGGATTTGTCAAGGTTGCAAAGGCAATGCTTGCTTTTGGAGTAATATAAGGTTAACTTAGATATTTATCAAAGCCCCGCTTGCGCGGGGCATTACTCTTTTTTATTTCAAGACATCTTTTATTTCTCTTCCAAGTTTTTTAAGAACTCTTTTAACTTTTCGATGGTATCTTGAGAGACAGAATGCTCAATAAGGCAAGCCTCTTTAAAAGCAGTATCATCGTCAACTTTAAGATAATCTTTGAGAAACTCATAGAGGGCTTTGTGCTTTTGCCAAACATTTCTGCCAACGTTTTCTCCAATTTCTGTGAGTTTTATTTCTCCGTAAGGCGTGTGTTCGATAAGGCCACTTTCCTGCATTTTTTTAATGATTTCTGTTACAGATGGAAGTTTTACATTTAATAAATCGGCTATATCTTTAACACGTACGTAACCTTTTTGCTCACGGACAACAAAAATTGCTTCAAGGTAATCTTCTATACTTTTTGTGTATTGCATCACACAAGCCTTAAAATTAGATTTAAGACGCCACCTAAAATCATTGAAAGCACAAATTCAAAAAGAGTTATAAGGGTTGCAATCTTCGTGCCAAATTCTCTTTTAAGCATAGCAATTGTTGCAACACAAGGAATGTAGATCATCGTTACAAAGCCATACACAAAGATTTGCACTGGTGTTAAAACCAAAGAAAAATTCGACGTCTTATAGAATGTTGCAAGCATTATAAGGGTTAATTCCTTTCTTAAAGCACCAAAAATAAGCGTTAAAGTCGCAAGTGAGGGCAACCCTAAAATGTAGGCAAAAGGTTTTACGCCTATTTCGAGATACGGAAGAAGATTTAAAAGAATTAGACCTTCCATCACCGCATTTGAAACCACAATGATAGGTGTTGCGAATGTGAAAAAATCTTTGAGTCTTACCCACGTTTGCTTCAAAATTACACGTATTACTGGTGTCCTATATCGTGGCATCTCCATTATAAGACCTGTAGGTGCACCTTTCACGTATCTATTAAGAAGAAGCCCAACAATAAAAATAAATAAAAAATCAAGTACATAAATAAGGATTGCGTAGATCGGTCCTAAAAATGCTGCAACGAGGCCAAAAACGATTACAGAGCGCGCAGAGCATGGGACCAGAGTTGCAAGGATAGAAACAATAATTCTATCTCTTCTTCGCTCTAAAACCCTTGTGCCCATTATTGCTGGGACATTACATCCAAAACTTTCGATAAGTGGAATGAATGCCTTTCCGTGAATGCCAAGTTTGTGCATAAATGCATCAGTTAAAAATGCAATACGAGCAAGATAACCTGAATCTTCCAAAAAGGAGAGTAACAAATAAAATGGCGCAATATAAGGAAGGACTATGCCAAATGCTGCAACAAGACCATCAATAACACCATCCCATAGAAAAGTTTTCAAAGATTCATTTATTTTTAGCGACATAAAATATGGCTTTAAACGATCAAAAAGACCTCCTAAATAATCCGAAAGAAAACTTCCAAATTTAAACACAACAAAAAACATAAAAAGTAGGATTAGTGTTAAAAAGAAAAACCCAAAAACAGGGTGAAGGAGGATATCATCAATCTTATTTGAAAAATCAAGGGATTTTTTTGCCTTCTTCCTTAATGCCTCAGCAGTAATGCGTGAAGCAAGAGCATAACGCTCCTGAATTATAATTGTTTTTATGGGTTCACCATGGATTTCTTCAAGCTCACTTGCTAACTTATCTCTTAATTCAAGAATTTCTTTTTGAACAAGTTTCTCAAATTCGTCATCGTGCTCTAAAAGCTTTATGGAAACAAACCTCTTCGAAACATCAAAATCGTATGGAGAAAGTATCTCTTCAAGTTTTCTTACACGCTCTTCAACTTCTTTTCCGTACTTCGGAAATTTTGGAATATATGGCATTGAAACGGCATGAAGCGTTCTTTCAAAGAGTTCTTTCAGGCCAATATTTTTTGTTGCAATAGTCTTTACAACAGGTATGTTTAAAAGTTCTGAAAGTTTTTGAACATCAATCTCAAAACCATCTTTTTCGAGCATGTCATATTGATTCAGCGCAACGATTGTTTTCACACCCATCTCAAGGATCTGTAAGAGGAAAAATAGGTTTCTGTAAAGAGCCGATGCATCAACAACAACAATCACAGCATTGGGCTTCTCTTTTATTATGAATTCTCTTGTTACAACTTCCTCCTCTGA contains the following coding sequences:
- a CDS encoding M14 family metallopeptidase, which produces MKEKVLIDYESAQKRFREHVETMKQKFSDVFFESIVIDTEDNLYIDVVKISKDKPNTLVFTIGEHGVEGIFGSYIMEVFIEEILPILNLKDTSVILVHPINPYGMKYLERTNKNNVDLNRNFLNSWDNIFRNDAYLALKDFFERSEGVQSLSIERIRYYKDVLKILLKGLAKQVKNALLVGQYESPKGLYYGGRGYEKETIFMMRLFEEALKSSKHVVHIDIHTGYGPKDTMSVVNSNLFEEDSKTFEREIDYSPVVKSENNEFYAMSGDMINYLYTLKNEKYKETKLYSASFEFGILGNSTLNEAEALFRAVVNNRLRFYGSKNEKIRKSVKKLYLEAFCPTSEISVQKMQTQFKKAIFGIFKREGLI
- a CDS encoding LexA family transcriptional regulator, with the translated sequence MISAKITRRQLQFLEAVVKLYKETGLPVSYKDIASRLGVSRWTSYDILQELYKKGFLSVKYRPVGGPGRSEILYEPTEDAIERVESANLFAPITTMGKWFVEIQKKIEKLSVDSAINFVYDHIKNEQNSLIVLLYTLALTIILTKVFNVELREMVNLKAIFNSNTYAPAVLMFFVESIYGILEKNKDSEKIKLDLSEFNKLEEIVRKFRDSSSQVSPSFQDRILKLLSALI
- a CDS encoding radical SAM protein produces the protein MGAGQTIKKVALTKTVEWAIGYLEKDPERNLKKVVDVLYNASNTFNLPPVFKDQLKGVKNLVDNKRPGAQLVINLLKDTNPNIAKKLAVNFIVNAAWWGVPIQREITKKDGFNVPWFMLVDPTEKCNYNCIGCWAGSYDRAHELSFERFDRLMEEAKELGIYFIVVSGGEPTIYPHLLDIFKKHNDMAFMFYTNGSLISEKYAERLAEVGNAVPCISVEGFKEKTDWRRGPGAWDRVVKAMDNLKKAGVPFGYSVTETSKNIEEVLSDEFVDFMIDKGAKIAWYFQYIPTGKDPDITLMLTPEQRLYSYRRIHEIRANKPLFAADFWNDGPYTGGCLAGGRRYLHITADGGIEPCAFIHLAQGNINEISLKEALQLPFFKEIQKLQPYSDNLLRPCMIVDNPDVFRKIGSLPGVRSTDGTLENMYKEVGKHLDELSKKWEEISRPVFERDYPEVARKTKEYKKKKEEILTKANGNIEQFYVSDEIEK
- a CDS encoding lysylphosphatidylglycerol synthase transmembrane domain-containing protein, with translation MEGRGTRSIEKTLRRVLLLSIITFGVLIYLIFRNISLKELVNSLKPAWFLLLFMNTGVVVLMNGVKFKALVKSLKSDISYIDSLKIVLSSVFASNITPYYSGGIATQMYLLKKIKNDFNASTLVSISYTILTVIVSLIFAIIFFILPHPFLKGIRGSFLISVIALAFALSGLALFFMANPEKTKNFIKFIIRKFNLKFDEIQILLEVDAFSEGLKFMLKNPLNLMKLVLISFISQLLYEMIGLTSLKAIGINFDFYEAFLTQIASNFIATVGITPGGMGIVEGSYLLLFVPISHHFAPLQTFLFRMFSYYIPSLIGAFVFYRTLGTFDSEVLYK
- the gdhA gene encoding NADP-specific glutamate dehydrogenase, which produces MSQIDDVIAKVKALDKDQPEFIQAVTEVLTTLKPTEEKHPEFVKAKIYERIVEPDRVIMFRVTWEDDTGEIHVNRGFRVQFNNAIGPYKGGLRFHPSVNLGIIKFLGFEQIFKNALTTLPMGGGKGGSDFDPKGKSDREVMRFTYAFMRELYRHIGPDTDVPAGDIGVGAREIGFMYGYYKKIVNEHTGVLTGKGLEYGGSLIRPEATGYGLVYFTSEMLSTRNTDFANKVVAISGSGNVAQYAAEKSIQLGAKVITLSDSNGTIVDEEGIDAKKLAFVMDLKNVKRGRIKEYVNEYPHAKYFEGKSVWDVIRDEGLRVDIALPCATQNEIDESHANALVKNGVIAVAEGANMPSNLEAINIFRDNKVLYGPAKAANAGGVAVSGLEMTQNSIRLQWSREEVDNKLREIMRNIHKTSLEAAATYGYPGDYLVGANIAGFVKVAKAMLAFGVI
- a CDS encoding metal-dependent transcriptional regulator, with the translated sequence MQYTKSIEDYLEAIFVVREQKGYVRVKDIADLLNVKLPSVTEIIKKMQESGLIEHTPYGEIKLTEIGENVGRNVWQKHKALYEFLKDYLKVDDDTAFKEACLIEHSVSQDTIEKLKEFLKNLEEK
- the feoB gene encoding ferrous iron transport protein B, which gives rise to MNNQKTNYAFSSKSGKSITIALAGNANVGKSVIFNQLTGGNQIIGNWPGKTVEIQEGYIEKNGTKIRVVDLPGIYSLSAYSEEEVVTREFIIKEKPNAVIVVVDASALYRNLFFLLQILEMGVKTIVALNQYDMLEKDGFEIDVQKLSELLNIPVVKTIATKNIGLKELFERTLHAVSMPYIPKFPKYGKEVEERVRKLEEILSPYDFDVSKRFVSIKLLEHDDEFEKLVQKEILELRDKLASELEEIHGEPIKTIIIQERYALASRITAEALRKKAKKSLDFSNKIDDILLHPVFGFFFLTLILLFMFFVVFKFGSFLSDYLGGLFDRLKPYFMSLKINESLKTFLWDGVIDGLVAAFGIVLPYIAPFYLLLSFLEDSGYLARIAFLTDAFMHKLGIHGKAFIPLIESFGCNVPAIMGTRVLERRRDRIIVSILATLVPCSARSVIVFGLVAAFLGPIYAILIYVLDFLFIFIVGLLLNRYVKGAPTGLIMEMPRYRTPVIRVILKQTWVRLKDFFTFATPIIVVSNAVMEGLILLNLLPYLEIGVKPFAYILGLPSLATLTLIFGALRKELTLIMLATFYKTSNFSLVLTPVQIFVYGFVTMIYIPCVATIAMLKREFGTKIATLITLFEFVLSMILGGVLNLILRLV